The following is a genomic window from uncultured Fusobacterium sp..
TTATATATCTCATTTATAAGAGCAAAATCTTCCATATTTTTAATAAAAACAGTAGCTTTAATAACATTATTTAAACTATATCCAGCAGCTGAAAGAATAGCTTTTACATTTTCTAAAGATTGTTTAGTTTGATCTTGTACATCTTCAGAAATAAGCTCCATTGTTTCAGGAACAAAAGGAATTTGCCCAGAAACATAAAGTACTCCATTTACTTCAATTCCTTGTGAATAAGGTCCTAAAGCAGCAGGGGCTTTTTCAGTATGAATAATTCTTTTCATTAATCTCCTCCTATTGATTGGCTAATAAATTTTGAAGTTTCTCTTTTAAAGCTTTAGATTTTTTAGGTTCTCCCTTAGCAGAGATTCCAATAGTGTAATCTTCAGTTTCTAAAACACTGGCAAATCTACAATTCATGTGGATTTTAGAGGTAATATTATTAACTAAAATCCCTCTTTCTTCACATAGATTGACAATTTTCTCATTAAATTCACTATTATCTGTTGCAGCAACAACAAGAAATTTATTATTGAGCATACTCTCTTCAAAGGGGTAGAAATTTAATTTGATATTTTTTAGTAAGTTAAATTTCTCTTCTGCTATCTCAAGAGTGACTACTTCAATATCTGCTCCTTGCTCAAGAAGAGTTGTAACCTTTCTATAAGCAATTTTTCCAGCACCTATAACTAAAACTTTCTTTCTATTTAGATCAACAAAGAGAGGGAAAAAGTTTTTATTTTCCACTGTTTTTTTCTCCAATAGCAATAAATGCTTTCTCTATAATTTCAAGAGTTTTATCCATATCTTCTTTTGTATGAGCCATTGATACAAAATGAGCCTCAAATTGAGAAGGTGGACAAACAATTCCATTTTCTAGCATAGTATTAAAGTAGATAGCAAAGTTTTCAGTATTTGAAGAAAGAGCATCTTCAAGATTATTTACTTCAGGTCTATCAGTAAAGAATATTGTAAATAGAGAACCTATAGAGTTTACACATATAGAAACCCCATGTTTTTTAGCTAACTCTCTAATGTTTGATACTAAGTATTGAGTTTTTTCAGAAAGCTCTTTATATAGAGTTTCTCTGTTGTTGTATAGGTAACTTACAGTTTCATAACCAGCTCTTACAGATACAGGGTTTCCAGAAAGAGTTCCAGCATGGTAAACTCTTCCAACAGGAGCAACTAGATCCATTATTTCAGCTTTTCCACCAAAAGCTCCAACAGGATATCCTCCACCTATAATTTTTCCTAAAGTTGTCATATCAGGAGTGATTCCAAAATATTCTTGAGCTCCACCTAGAGCAAGTCTAAATCCAGAGATTACTTCGTCAAAAATAAGAATAGTTCCTGTTGAAGTACAAATTTCTCTCATAGCTTTTAAAAACTCTACATTTGGAGATATCATTCCCATGTTAGCAGGTACAGGTTCCATAATTAAACAAGCTATCTCTTTAGTTTCTAGAACTTTTTTAACAGCTTCTAAATCTCCAAAAGGAACAGTCATTGTATCTTTTAAGACTCCCTCTGTAATTCCATTACTATCTTGGTAACCATCTGTAAGTAATCCAGATCCAGATTTTACAAGAAGAGAGTCAGAGTGTCCGTGATAACAACCTTCAAATTTTAATATTTTATTTCTTCCAGTATAAGCTCTAGCAAGTCTTACAGCAGACATTGTAGCCTCAGTTCCTGAAGTAGTAAGTCTTACTTTCTCAATAGAAGGACAACACTTTGTAATAAGCTCAGCAAGTTCAACTTCCATTTTAGTAGGTAGTCCAAAAGAACTTCCCATCTCAATAGCTTCTCTTACTCCTTTTATTACATTTTCAGGGTTGTGTCCTAAAATTAGTGGCCCCCAAGAACAGATATAGTCAATATACTCATTTCCGTCTTCATCCCAAATTCTAGCTCCTTTTCCTTTACAAGCAAAGATAGGTGCTTTTCTATTTACAGATTTAAATGCTCTTACAGGGCTATTAACTCCACCAGGTATATATTTTTCAGCTTTTTGAAAGATCTCTGTTGAAATTTTATGTTCCATTTTTTTCTCCTCCACTAAAATTCTACTTCTTTATTTTTATACCATTTAGCTATATCTTTAGCATGGTAAGTGATTATAATATCAACACCAGCTCTTTTCATAGCAAACATATTTTCCATTACAATTCCTTTTTCATTTATCCAACCATTTTGAGCAGCAGCTTTAACCATTGAGTATTCCCCACTTACATTGTAAGCTACAACAGGAAGATCAATATTTGAGATAGCTTGAACTACATCAAGATAAGCAAGAGCAGGTTTAACCATGATAAAGTCAGCACCCTCTGCAATATCAGCTTCAACTTCTCTAAAATATTCTTTTGAACTTCTAAAGTCCATTTGATATGTTTTTCTATCTCCAAAACTAGGAGCAGAATCAGCAGCTTCTCTAAAAGGACCATAATAATTAGATGAGTATTTAGCACTATATGCCATTATAGGAGTATTTACATATCCATTTTCATCTAAGATATTTCTTATAGCTAAGATTCTTCCATCCATCATATCTGAAGGAGCAACAATATCAGCTCCAGCTTTAACATGAGAAAGAGCAGTTTTAGCTATATATTTTAAAGTTTCATCATTGACAACTTCACAACCATCAAGTATTCCACAATGTCCATGAGAAGTGTATTCACACATACAAACATCTGTAACAATTAGAAATTCTGGAAAGTTTTTCTTAATATATCTAATAGCTTCTTGAACTATTCCATCATCAGCATAAGCCCCAGAACCTACTGGATCTTTATGAGCAGGGATACCAAAAAGTAAAAGAGAAGTAACTCCTAGCTCTTTAAGTTCAGTTAATTCCTCTCCAACTCTATCAATAGACCATCTATATTGTCCAGGCATTGAAGAGATCTCCTCTTTTATATTATTTCCCTCTTCAATAAAAAGTGGATATATAAAATCACTTAATTTTATTGAGACATTTCTAACCATATCTCTCATAGCTTTTGAACTTCTTAATCTTCTAGTTCTTGTAAACATAAATTTTCATCTCCTATTTTAAGGCATCTAAGATACCATTAATATCATAAACCTTTGCTTCATAATCTACAGAGAAACCATATTTTCTCATAGTTTCACTTGTAACAGGACCTATTGAAGCAAATTTTATATTTTTAACACATTCTAAATCTCCATCTATACTTGCATAAAAAGCATCAACAGTAGAAGAACTTAAAAAAGTAACTACTTCAACTTTATTTAAAGCATCACAAACTTCATCTTTTTCTCTAATTATTTTTTTTGTATTGTATGCAACTATCTTATGAAACTCTCTATCATACATAGAGTTAAATTTATCTGTATCACAAGGAGAGATATCAGAAGTTATAATAAGAATTTTTTCTCCAGGTTTTGTATATTCAAGAGAAAGTTCAGCTAATTTTGATACCATATATTCCTCAGGCATAAAGTCAGCTTTTATCTTATACTCTTCTAAAAGCTCCTTTGTTTTACTTCCAACTGCACCAATTTTAAGATGAGCTAAAGATCTAATATCATCAATTTTTTTCATAAACTCTCTAACTCCATTAGGTGAGTTAAATAGTAGAGCAGAATATTCTTTTAAATCTTCAGAAGTAACTTTAGATAGAACAGATTCTATCTCTATAAAAGGAAGTTCCACTGCAACTCCGCCCATTTTTTCTATCTTATTTGAAAACTCTCCAGCTTGATTTTTATCTCTAGTAACAAGAATTTTTTTACCAAATAGATTTTTATCTTCAAACCATTTAAAAGTTTCTCTAAGATTAACTACTTCTCCAATAATAGTTATAGCAGGTGGAACAATTTTTCTTTCTTTAGCTTTTTCAATTATATTTTCTAAAGTACCAACAGTAACTCTTTGATCAGCAGTAGCTCCTTTTTCTATAATAGCAACAGGAGTTTCAGGATTTTTTCCATTTTTAACTAAGTCATTTACAATAATTGGTAAAGTTTTTATTCCCATTAAGAAAACTAGTGTTCCTTCAAGTTTTGCAATAGCCTCGAAATTATGCCATGTTCCATCTTCCATAGTATGTCCAGTGAAGACATGGAAAGATCTAGCTACACCTCTATGAGTTACAGGGATTCCAGCATAAGCAGGAACGGATATAGAAGATGTGATTCCAGGGATAACTTCAAAAGAGATTCCATTATCAAAAAGAGATTGAATTTCCTCTCCACCTCTTCCAAATACAAAAGGATCTCCACCTTTAACTCTAGCAACTGTCTTCCCTTCAAGAGCTTTAGTTACAATAGTTCTATTGATTTCATCTTGAATAACTCCACCCTCTGTGTTTCCTTTACCTAGATATATCATCTCAGCATCTTTTTTAGCAAAATCAAGAATACGAGGATTGATAAGTCTGTCGTAAACTATACAATCAGCCTCTTCAATAGCTCTTTTTCCTTTTAATGTAAGAAGTTCAAGATCTCCAGGACCAGCTCCCATTATATAAACTTTTCCTTTATTAGCCATTTATTTTCTCCTTTATCTCTCCAGCTAGTTTTTGAGCAATTTTAATTCCCTCATTGATATTTGCAGTTATAGAGTCACAATAACCTTTGTCACCATCAAAGAAGATACCATTTAATGTTACTAAATCTCCATTTAATTCACAGTTGCAACCCATAGGAGTGTGACAACCACCATCAAAGATTTTTGAAAATTCTCTTTCAATAGCAACTACTTTAGCAATCTCTTCATTATGAATAGATTTTAAAATATTTTTAATCTCTTCATCGTTTTCTCTACATTGAATATATAAAACTCCTTGAGCAGGAGCAGGAAGAAATTTATTAGGATCAAGATATTCAGTTATTTCACTTTCTAACCCTACTCTTTTTAAACCAGCAGCTGCAAGAAGAATAGCATCATAATCATCATTTTTAAGTTTATTTAATCTAGTATGAATATTTCCTCTAAGTTGTTTTATTACAAGATCATCTCTTAAATTTTTAAGATTCATAGTTCTTCTTAAAGAGCTTGTTCCAACAATAGCTCCAGCAGGAAGTTCCATCAAAGTTTTCCCACTTTTAGAAACTAAAACATCTCTATTATCTTCTCTATCAGGAACAGCTCCACAAATTAGTCCAGCAGGAGAAACAGCAGGCATATCTTTCATAGAGTGAACTGCTAAATCAATAGTTCCATTTAAAAGTTCAACTTCGATCTCTTTAGTAAAGAAACTTTTAAGAGATTTATCACTGTTATTCCAGTTACTAACTAGGTCAGTATCTCCACTTGTAACAATTTTTTTTATTTCAAATTCTATTTCAGGGAAGTTAGATTCTAATCTCTTTTTTATCATCTCACTTTGAGCCATAGCTAAGATACTTCCTCTACTACCAATTACAATCTTTTTTGCCATTATTAAATTTTCCTTTCTTCATAATATTGAAACCATTTTTTTAAGTTAATCATCTGTTTATCAATTAAAAAACTATAACTTTCCATAAGTTCATCTCTAGTTTTTAAATTTTTGTTGTACACTTTCCAAATATCATCAAGATTAAATAGATCTATATTTTCTTCTGAAGAAAGTTCAGAATCAATATCTCTAGGCATAGCTAAATCAAGGAAAGTATATTTTTTATCTCTTTTTAAAAGTGGAAGTAACTCCTCTTTAGTTAATACTAGGTGAGGTGCTGAAGTAGCACTGATTATTACATCATTTTCAGCAGCAGCAAGATATTTTTTCTCAAAGTTTATTACA
Proteins encoded in this region:
- a CDS encoding RidA family protein codes for the protein MKRIIHTEKAPAALGPYSQGIEVNGVLYVSGQIPFVPETMELISEDVQDQTKQSLENVKAILSAAGYSLNNVIKATVFIKNMEDFALINEIYNEYLGDIRPARACVEVARLPKDVKVEIEVVAVK
- a CDS encoding bifunctional precorrin-2 dehydrogenase/sirohydrochlorin ferrochelatase, translating into MENKNFFPLFVDLNRKKVLVIGAGKIAYRKVTTLLEQGADIEVVTLEIAEEKFNLLKNIKLNFYPFEESMLNNKFLVVAATDNSEFNEKIVNLCEERGILVNNITSKIHMNCRFASVLETEDYTIGISAKGEPKKSKALKEKLQNLLANQ
- the hemL gene encoding glutamate-1-semialdehyde 2,1-aminomutase, which encodes MEHKISTEIFQKAEKYIPGGVNSPVRAFKSVNRKAPIFACKGKGARIWDEDGNEYIDYICSWGPLILGHNPENVIKGVREAIEMGSSFGLPTKMEVELAELITKCCPSIEKVRLTTSGTEATMSAVRLARAYTGRNKILKFEGCYHGHSDSLLVKSGSGLLTDGYQDSNGITEGVLKDTMTVPFGDLEAVKKVLETKEIACLIMEPVPANMGMISPNVEFLKAMREICTSTGTILIFDEVISGFRLALGGAQEYFGITPDMTTLGKIIGGGYPVGAFGGKAEIMDLVAPVGRVYHAGTLSGNPVSVRAGYETVSYLYNNRETLYKELSEKTQYLVSNIRELAKKHGVSICVNSIGSLFTIFFTDRPEVNNLEDALSSNTENFAIYFNTMLENGIVCPPSQFEAHFVSMAHTKEDMDKTLEIIEKAFIAIGEKNSGK
- the hemB gene encoding porphobilinogen synthase — protein: MFTRTRRLRSSKAMRDMVRNVSIKLSDFIYPLFIEEGNNIKEEISSMPGQYRWSIDRVGEELTELKELGVTSLLLFGIPAHKDPVGSGAYADDGIVQEAIRYIKKNFPEFLIVTDVCMCEYTSHGHCGILDGCEVVNDETLKYIAKTALSHVKAGADIVAPSDMMDGRILAIRNILDENGYVNTPIMAYSAKYSSNYYGPFREAADSAPSFGDRKTYQMDFRSSKEYFREVEADIAEGADFIMVKPALAYLDVVQAISNIDLPVVAYNVSGEYSMVKAAAQNGWINEKGIVMENMFAMKRAGVDIIITYHAKDIAKWYKNKEVEF
- the cobA gene encoding uroporphyrinogen-III C-methyltransferase — translated: MANKGKVYIMGAGPGDLELLTLKGKRAIEEADCIVYDRLINPRILDFAKKDAEMIYLGKGNTEGGVIQDEINRTIVTKALEGKTVARVKGGDPFVFGRGGEEIQSLFDNGISFEVIPGITSSISVPAYAGIPVTHRGVARSFHVFTGHTMEDGTWHNFEAIAKLEGTLVFLMGIKTLPIIVNDLVKNGKNPETPVAIIEKGATADQRVTVGTLENIIEKAKERKIVPPAITIIGEVVNLRETFKWFEDKNLFGKKILVTRDKNQAGEFSNKIEKMGGVAVELPFIEIESVLSKVTSEDLKEYSALLFNSPNGVREFMKKIDDIRSLAHLKIGAVGSKTKELLEEYKIKADFMPEEYMVSKLAELSLEYTKPGEKILIITSDISPCDTDKFNSMYDREFHKIVAYNTKKIIREKDEVCDALNKVEVVTFLSSSTVDAFYASIDGDLECVKNIKFASIGPVTSETMRKYGFSVDYEAKVYDINGILDALK
- the hemC gene encoding hydroxymethylbilane synthase, with the translated sequence MAKKIVIGSRGSILAMAQSEMIKKRLESNFPEIEFEIKKIVTSGDTDLVSNWNNSDKSLKSFFTKEIEVELLNGTIDLAVHSMKDMPAVSPAGLICGAVPDREDNRDVLVSKSGKTLMELPAGAIVGTSSLRRTMNLKNLRDDLVIKQLRGNIHTRLNKLKNDDYDAILLAAAGLKRVGLESEITEYLDPNKFLPAPAQGVLYIQCRENDEEIKNILKSIHNEEIAKVVAIEREFSKIFDGGCHTPMGCNCELNGDLVTLNGIFFDGDKGYCDSITANINEGIKIAQKLAGEIKEKING